TTTTGCCAATGCGCTCAACAATGCAGGTTCCCCAATTCGCGGGCGGATGCTGTTGGATGACGTGGTGGACATTGCCTTTACCGTGTTAACGAATGGAGCCGTCACCACGGACAACGTTTCCTATGCTGGGGAGGCAAATAATCCAGCCCAGGGACACAAGCAACTCGAAGCGTCGTTCCCGTATCTGGCGTTACCTAACTAGTACAGCAAAAAATAAGTTTTGAAAGGGGTGAAGGGGTGGAACCCCTTCTTGGGGGCGAAGCCCCCAAACCCCCTACATTGCAGAACTTTGTGTTCGCAACACTAGTACTCCAGGGAGCGGGGAGTGGGGAATAGGTTGGCTAGGTTCCATGTAATACCATTTTGGATTTGCATTTTGGATTGTGAAATGTCCACAAGAAGGTGCTTCTAGTCTTCGATCTGCCCAATCTTCAATTTCAGTCGGTATAACTCTCCTTCATCTCTCTCCCCTCTCTGCCCCCTCTTTATACCCTTTCTACCAATTTGGGTTACACACGAATGCTCCTGTAAGGGCGTTTCGCGAAACGCCCCTCCGTTCATCTCTAACTACTGTTTCTTGAATTGGTAGTACTTCTGCGTTTTTCCTTTTTCTATCTTCGTTCTTATGAAGTACATTAGTTTCCCTCAGCCCGGAGACAAACGCCGATCGCCCCTTTTATGGCTGGTTCTTGTTGGATTGCCGTTAACGACAGCCGCGTTGTTAGTCACGCAATCGGACTGGCGCGATCGCACGGAGCAGTGGCTTGGTCAGGTCTTCAGTCCATTAGATGCCCCTTACCAGTATCCGTTTCAGAATGGGGTGGCTCGTGTGAACCCGACAGGGCGCATTACTGAGGAGATTGGCTTCTATCAGGAGCAACTGCGGCAAGACCCTCAAAATGCTCTGGATCGGGCTGCGCTGGCTCTGGCATATCTGCGAATGGCACGGGCAACCGGGCAAAACAACTGGTATGTTTTGGCGGAGGAGTCGGCGCGTCAGTCCCTGGTGCAGTTGCCCCACGGTAATGTAGAGGCGATCGCTGTTTTGGCACGCATCGCTGAGGCGCGTCACGACTTTGCAGGGGCATTGCAGTTAACGGAGCAAATGCCCAGACGAGAGGCGATCGCTCTGCAAGTGACGGCTAATCTGGCATTGGGCAACCTGGAGGAAGCCAGTCAGGCAGCGGAAGAACTGGTGGATCTGACGTTGAGCACCCATGCCTTTACGCTGCAAGCCATGGTCAAAACCGCTCAGGGCAAGGATGAGGCAGCCCTCCAGAGTTTTCAATATGCTCTGGAGGTAGAAGAACAGGGGGAACTCACCCTCTCGGCACGAGTTCGCACCCTGTTGGGACGCTATTACTACGAACGGGGACAATTGGGTCTGGCGGAGGACTTGTACGAAGAGGCACTCCGCATCGTGCCGCAGTACCCCCCGGCACTGCTGAATCTGGCGCAACTGGATATCCGGCAGGGACGCTATGGTGCGGCAAAACGGCGATATGACCAGCTTGTTGCTGGGGCAAATGGTGCGCCGACCGTGTATGACTCAGTGATATGGCGGGGGCAAGCCAGAATCAACCTGTTAC
The window above is part of the Oscillatoria sp. FACHB-1407 genome. Proteins encoded here:
- a CDS encoding tetratricopeptide repeat protein, encoding MKYISFPQPGDKRRSPLLWLVLVGLPLTTAALLVTQSDWRDRTEQWLGQVFSPLDAPYQYPFQNGVARVNPTGRITEEIGFYQEQLRQDPQNALDRAALALAYLRMARATGQNNWYVLAEESARQSLVQLPHGNVEAIAVLARIAEARHDFAGALQLTEQMPRREAIALQVTANLALGNLEEASQAAEELVDLTLSTHAFTLQAMVKTAQGKDEAALQSFQYALEVEEQGELTLSARVRTLLGRYYYERGQLGLAEDLYEEALRIVPQYPPALLNLAQLDIRQGRYGAAKRRYDQLVAGANGAPTVYDSVIWRGQARINLLQGDRAGAEALWSQAEVQLRQSLVGVDAGSFGHRRDLARLLLERGRSQDIAEAVTLMEAEVQLRRDTDTLSLYAWALSEAGQRQQANAVIEEAIAQGTRDPDLFYRASAIAQALGDATQAQAYGQEAKAIDPLFDDGAQRAAGLGTGLGS